A DNA window from Betta splendens chromosome 6, fBetSpl5.4, whole genome shotgun sequence contains the following coding sequences:
- the si:ch211-1e14.1 gene encoding UPF0606 protein KIAA1549 isoform X3, with protein MAALVSPVAARGQAALFLGLAALVTVVTADSPVVDDSQLGFSGHVTSSTGSSPSALPASHHTAFKTPDSPGALPSIPGTNHEAKPADIYHTTPIIPSEFVLGSKPKLEAPAELSSDWMLAKTNSAIQPFSFSAPKTSQMHSQANTSLPSSSPSTRSTESQFGLNSEDSPSEQTQAITTYQPSQPVKMALADPPADEPYSKMWDVKQLSPSSTPLQKNKLAHDLLSNSNEILNPGYMGPFIDPHKTPHHSSEPTDISPEDFYPTNTMDIDWGSGDYLETMSVLNSDGDDYSLVTKVPSDLYDLGDYTEIYDTSFPSRVGILPTSLHPLHSSTFPNLMSTYSTPVPPISVHPSSLSPTVHYTLEPTPTANSKTAEASDIDWPDTFTIQPTDVLLPDMNSLEYYTIQLNKESNGSNTDREHRANITSVSIGTTDITPTSSLTSGITFEEEASSDISGSEPDDESTMEENPPSVNVSHPLYPSIVPRISFDHSTNELTGPTVTIGLDSTSLTDSMIPHATPVLPDDIMTSTSLTDVHWFVTEPFLQSTIHNPSVFTETIAFSPATIEPAANTTAGISESTPHETTLTTELSQNITLTTTEATSNITMGPNVVLSDEGVTGIDIPVTMTLIPTSSEANTVSAVPTTTTATTTFYQATTRITATTEASTSVNVISAPSAKTTTTPRQYLCNLDSPAYLVKIDFPSGATVGYAKSQIRDILKAEFNKSVELQIVNPPPKFLFRVVSGPIVYTAISVINALQRSRRRFLSVSPNWTSPDSKYQVHTVLQFVPSHIDVRLCNFSESIEKGLTMAFAEVCRRSRESTNFTVQIINITMATPKYEAQRLLKQPVDITFTVKGSAGYLMGSEVSNALMRLTMVEFSFYMGFPVLQIAEPFHYPELNTSQLLRSSWVRTVLLGVLDQKAGERTFQASMERRVAMLLGEAMGLARRVKRATTIGNSSVQVVSASRLPGGDNPLEIVYFVEGPSGQRMPAAQTANTLNSLDVQRAAIVLGYRIQGILAQPVEKVPAQPSDTENTNMWIVIGVAIPLLVVIIIISILYWKLCRTDKLEFQPDAMTSMQQRQKSTTSFREPSLHQALPPTKKRLDFSEEEEGESEEEEEEYEDDEEEEEMEGGKRPVAIPKSKQILSSESETEEEEEEEEEEDYDEEEEEEDEDGDEEKQKAKKKGIMTGEQIKPKSKAALKKTEEMKKEEKMKVFRTTKGRRAKEELQAPSVKGFDFAKLHLGQQSKDDVMVIQEPVPPDPGPLSIKDVLSISENGELPTSTSKTSGSSTKASRSGRRRERVSPSDGDSVVSDHSAERESTEENLRSHATPSDSKQTRKNRIGPPPMNGTNENLSSASIFEHVDRMSRATDASRRLPNKVQLIAMQPMPVPPLQSPPINGKLSDSNHINKEIQVALRHKSEIEHHRNKIRLRAKRKGHYDFPAMDEVSSGLKDAKDQDRIYQKAQLQINKILDPDLQIPSIFMDSKKSGRGRNSPKQRLKDQLTGGMTAADKDHLITEDSDVAYRKCPGVNNVAYVSDPDQGPGSPHRSPSPVDDVFLELASSPPGHAPPPPPYMPPQPSIEEARQQMHSLLDDAFALVSPTTQSTTAGITLPGVNSNPLTSSPSGCGPRPWGSSYQGLGPVAGRFTELSMSPPSVQGITPRQDLVSSYLPSGEPAGHSEQLQPDSLYSSRSRYTGELPSSARPRPVGGTTGAHLHHLTQVGLSSRMNGYPAGVRAAPGQNGGIGWNHYHEDNFSRAEPEKDAVYSGYSPSSIFQMPRSGVRDLSAPPAHLDPPVVGYLSGPPPLDTSLPTHSSASLIKAIREELLRLSQKQAAVPSYHS; from the exons ATGATTCTCAGCTTGGATTTTCTGGGCATGTTACGAGTTCAACGGGGTCATCACCATCTGCCTTACCAGCCTCACATCACACTGCCTTCAAGACTCCAGACTCACCTGGTGCTCTGCCATCCATTCCTGGAACAAACCATGAAGCTAAGCCTGCAGACATTTATCACACTACCCCAATAATCCCCTCTGAATTTGTATTGGGGTCCAAACCAAAACTTGAGGCACCAGCTGAACTTTCCTCAGACTGGATGTTGGCCAAGACAAATTCTGCCATACAGCCCTTCTCTTTCTCAGCTCCTAAAACATCACAGATGCACTCTCAAGCAAATACATCATTACCATCATCAAGCCCCTCTACAAGGTCAACAGAATCTCAGTTCGGTCTCAATTCTGAGGATAGTCcatcagagcaaacacaggcaATCACTACTTACCAACCTTCCCAGCCGGTTAAAATGGCTTTGGCTGACCCTCCAGCAGATGAACCTTATAGTAAAATGTGGGATGTAAAACAATTGAGTCCCAGCAGTACTCCCTTACAAAAGAATAAACTAGCACATGACCTTTTATCTAACTCAAATGAGATTCTAAACCCTGGCTATATGGGGCCTTTCATTGACCCCCACAAAACCCCCCACCATTCATCTGAGCCCACTGATATCTCTCCAGAAGACTTCTACCCAACCAACACCATGGATATTGACTGGGGTTCTGGGGACTATTTGGAAACTATGTCAGTTTTAAATTCAGATGGAGATGACTACTCTTTGGTCACAAAGGTACCCTCTGACCTGTATGATCTGGGGGACTATACAGAAATATATGATACATCCTTTCCTTCCAGAGTGGGCATATTGCCCACATCCTTGCATCCTCTTCATTCCTCAACTTTTCCCAACCTCATGTCAACGTATAGCACACCTGTTCCACCTATCTCCGTCCATCCCTCTTCTTTGTCCCCAACTGTTCACTATACATTGGAACCTACTCCTACTGcaaacagtaaaacagctgAAGCATCAGATATAGATTGGCCTGATACGTTCACAATCCAGCCAACAGATGTTCTCCTACCTGACATGAACAGCTTGGAGTATTACACCATTCAGTTGAACAAAGAGAGCAATGGATCAAACACGGATAGAGAACACAGGGCCAACATTACCTCGGTGTCCATTGGTACTACAGACATTACACCCACAAGCAGTTTGACCAGTGGTATTACGTTCGAGGAAGAGGCCTCCAGTGATATTTCAGGCTCTGAGCCTGATGATGAATCAACAATGGAGGAGAATCCTCCTTCAGTAAATGTGTCTCATCCTTTATATCCTTCAATTGTCCCACGCATCTCCTTTGACCATTCTACCAATGAATTGACTGGACCCACTGTAACTATTGGCCTAGACAGCACTTCATTAACAGATTCCATGATACCCCATGCCACACCGGTACTGCCAGATGATATAATGACTTCTACCTCTCTGACAGATGTCCATTGGTTTGTTACAGAGCCATTTCTGCAAAGTACCATACACAACCCTTCTGTCTTTACTGAAACAATAGCCTTCTCCCCTGCTACCATTGAACCTGCTGCCAACACAACTGCTGGTATATCAGAGTCCACTCCCCATGAAACTACTTTAACAACTGAATTATCTCAGAATATCACTTTAACTACAACTGAAGCTACGTCTAATATCACTATGGGCCCCAACGTTGTTTTGAGTGATGAGGGGGTGACTGGAATTGACATCCCAGTCACAATGACCCTGATCCCAACTAGCAGTGAAGCTAATACAGTCTCTGCTGTACCCACAACTACAACTGCCACCACCACTTTTTATCAAGCAACAACTAGAATCACTGCCACCACTGAAGCCTCGACTAGTGTAAACGTCATCTCTGCCCCCAGTGCTAAGACCACAACTACACCAAGACAATACCTCTGCAACCTAGACAGCCCTGCTTATTTAGTCAAAATCG ATTTTCCTTCTGGAGCAACTGTTGGATACGCCAAATCTCAAATCAGAGACATACTAAAAGCAGAATTCAACAAATCAGTGGAACTTCAG ATTGTGAACCCTCCACCAAAGTTTCTGTTTCGAGTGGTGTCTGGTCCAATTGTATACACAGCCATATCTGTCATCAATGCTCTGCAAAGGTCTCGTcgccgcttcctgtctgtttctccCAACTGGACTTCTCCAGACAGTAAATATCAAGTCCACACAG TGCTGCAGTTTGTTCCCAGTCACATAGATGTGCGACTGTGCAACTTCAGTGAGAGCATCGAGAAAGGATTAACCATGGCTTTTGCGGAGGTCTGCCGGCGTTCCAGGGAGTCAACAAACTTCACAGTGCAA ATCATAAACATCACAATGGCTACTCCAAAATATGAGGCTCAACGGCTACTGAAGCAACCAGTTGACATCACTTTCACTGTAAAAGGTTCTGCTGGTTATCTgatggggtcagaggtcagcaatGCTCTGATGAGGCTTACCATGGTGGAATTCAGCTTCTACATGGGCTTTCCTGTTCTACAGATTGCTGAGC CATTTCATTATCCAGAGCTGAACACCAGCCAGCTGCTTCGCTCCTCATGGGTTAGAACAG TCCTCCTGGGTGTTCTTGACCAGAAGGCGGGTGAAAGGACCTTCCAAGCCAGCATGGAGCGTCGGGTGGCCATGTTACTTGGAGAGGCTATGGGATTAGCAAGACGTGTTAAGAGAGCCACCACCATAGGCAACAGCAGTGTTCAG GTTGTAAGCGCGTCCCGGTTGCCTGGTGGGGATAACCCCTTGGAGATTGTGTATTTTGTTGAAGGTCCCAGCGGTCAGAGGATGCCTGCAGCTCAAACAGCCAACACACTCAACAGCCTGGATGTTCAAAGGGCTGCCATTGTTTTAGGATATCGTATCCAGGGCATTTTAGCACAAC CTGTAGAGAAGGTGCCAGCCCAACCCTCCGACACCGAGAACACCAACATGTGGATTGTCATTGGTGTGGCCATTCCTCTCCTGGTGGTCATCATTATCATCTCTATCCTCTACTGGAAACTGTGTCGCACGGACAAGTTGGAGTTCCAGCCAGATGCCATGACCTCtatgcagcagagacagaag TCTACTACATCATTTAGAGAACCATCTCTTCATCAGGCATTACCTCCAACTAAAAAGCGTTTAGACTttagtgaggaagaggaaggggagtctgaggaggaagaagaggaatatgaagatgatgaagaagaagaggagatggAAGGGGGAAAG AGACCGGTAGCTATtccaaaaagcaaacaaattcTGAGCAGTGAGTCGGAGacggaagaggaagaggaagaagaagaagaagaagactatgacgaagaagaggaggaagaagatgaggatggagatgaggaaaagcagaaagctaaaaaaaaaggaattatGACAGGAGAGCAAATAAAGCCTAAGAGCAAAGCAGCActaaagaaaacagaggagatgaagaaagaggagaaaatgaaagtgTTCAGGACGACTAAAGGGAGGAGAGCTAAAGAGGAG TTACAGGCTCCCAGTGTGAAAGGCTTTGACTTTGCCAAGCTGCATCTTGGCCAGCAGAGTAAGGATGATGTCATGGTGATCCAGGAGCCTGTCCCACCGGACCCTGGGCCCCTTTCCATTAAAGATGTCCTCAGTATATCTGAGAACGGAGAGCTTCCCACATCCACATCTAAAacctcaggctcctccaccAAGGCGTCCCGCAGTGGCCGAAGGCGAGAAAG GGTCTCGCCTTCAGACGGTGACTCAGTAGTAAGTGACCATTCCGCTGAGCGAGAGTCAACTGAGGAGAACCTGAGAAGCCACGCCACGCCCAGCGACAGCAAGCAGACGC GCAAGAATAGAATTG GTCCGCCACCAATGAATGGTACAAACGAGAACCTGTCCTCGGCCTCCATATTTGAACATGTTGACCGAATGTCTCGGGCCACGGACGCGAGCAGGAGACTCCCCAACAAAGTTCAGCTTATTGCCATGCAGCCAATGCCTGTCCCGCCTCTGCAAAGCCCACCTATCAATGGCAAACTGTCCGACAGCAACCACATCAACAAAGAG ATCCAGGTAGCACTGAGGCACAAGTCTGAAATTGAGCATCATCGCAACAAGATACGTTTGCGTGCGAAGAGAAAGGGTCACTACGACTTCCCTGCTATGGATGAAGTGAGCAGCGGCCTCAAAGACGCAAAAGACCAGGACCGCATCTATCAGAAAGCGCAGTTACAGATTAATAAGATACTGGATCCAGATCTGCAGATTCCATCCATCTTCATGGACTCCAAGAAAAG TGGTCGAGGGAGAAACTCTCCCAAACAGCGGCTAAAGGACCAGCTGACTGGAGGTATGACGGCAGCAGACAAAGACCACCTCATCACTGAAGACAGTGATGTTGCCTATCGAAAGTGCCCCGGTGTCAACAATGTGGCCTATGTT TCTGACCCTGACCAAGGCCCAGGATCCCCTCACAGGAGCCCCTCCCCTGTAGACGATGTTTTCCTGGaactcgcctcctctcctcctggcCACGCCCCTCCCCCACCGCCCTACATGCCACCACAGCCTTCCATTGAAGAGGCCCGTCAGCAGATGCACTCCCTGCTGGATGATGCCTTCGCCCTCGTTTCACCCACCACTCAGAGCACGACCGCAGGAATCACTCTCCCAGGGGTCAATAGCAACCCCCTCACCTCGAGCCCTTCAGGCTGCGGCCCCAGACCTTGGGGTTCCTCCTACCAAGGTCTCGGGCCTGTTGCTGGT AGGTTCACTGAGCTGAGCATGTCACCTCCTTCTGTCCAAGGCATCACACCAAG GCAGGACCTCGTGTCCAGCTACCTACCGtcaggagaaccagcaggacacagTGAGCAACTTCAACCAGACAGCTTGTACTCCAGCAGGAGCCGCTACACTGGGGAGCTCCCCTCCTCTGCCAGACCGCGACCAGTAGGGGGAACTACAG gTGCCCATCTCCATCACCTCACACAGGTGGGGTTGTCCAGTCGGATGAATGGATACCCTGCAGGGGTCAGGGCTGCTCCAGGCCAGAATGGAGGCATTGGCTGGAACCACTATCATGAGGACAATTTCTCCAGGGCTGAGCCTGAAAAAGATGCA GTCTATTCAGGTTACTCACCCTCCTCTATCTTCCAGATGCCCAGAAGTGGTGTCAGGGACCTGTCAGCGCCCCCTGCTCATCTAGACCCCCCTGTGGTGGGCTATCTGTCAGGCCCGCCGCCCTTGGATACATCTCTTCCCACTcactcctctgcctccctgatCAAGGCCATCAGAGAGGAGCTTTTGCGCCTCTCCCAGAAACAGGCGGCTGTGCCCAGTTACCACAGCTGA
- the si:ch211-1e14.1 gene encoding UPF0606 protein KIAA1549 isoform X5 — MAALVSPVAARGQAALFLGLAALVTVVTADSPVVDDSQLGFSGHVTSSTGSSPSALPASHHTAFKTPDSPGALPSIPGTNHEAKPADIYHTTPIIPSEFVLGSKPKLEAPAELSSDWMLAKTNSAIQPFSFSAPKTSQMHSQANTSLPSSSPSTRSTESQFGLNSEDSPSEQTQAITTYQPSQPVKMALADPPADEPYSKMWDVKQLSPSSTPLQKNKLAHDLLSNSNEILNPGYMGPFIDPHKTPHHSSEPTDISPEDFYPTNTMDIDWGSGDYLETMSVLNSDGDDYSLVTKVPSDLYDLGDYTEIYDTSFPSRVGILPTSLHPLHSSTFPNLMSTYSTPVPPISVHPSSLSPTVHYTLEPTPTANSKTAEASDIDWPDTFTIQPTDVLLPDMNSLEYYTIQLNKESNGSNTDREHRANITSVSIGTTDITPTSSLTSGITFEEEASSDISGSEPDDESTMEENPPSVNVSHPLYPSIVPRISFDHSTNELTGPTVTIGLDSTSLTDSMIPHATPVLPDDIMTSTSLTDVHWFVTEPFLQSTIHNPSVFTETIAFSPATIEPAANTTAGISESTPHETTLTTELSQNITLTTTEATSNITMGPNVVLSDEGVTGIDIPVTMTLIPTSSEANTVSAVPTTTTATTTFYQATTRITATTEASTSVNVISAPSAKTTTTPRQYLCNLDSPAYLVKIDFPSGATVGYAKSQIRDILKAEFNKSVELQIVNPPPKFLFRVVSGPIVYTAISVINALQRSRRRFLSVSPNWTSPDSKYQVHTVLQFVPSHIDVRLCNFSESIEKGLTMAFAEVCRRSRESTNFTVQIINITMATPKYEAQRLLKQPVDITFTVKGSAGYLMGSEVSNALMRLTMVEFSFYMGFPVLQIAEPFHYPELNTSQLLRSSWVRTVLLGVLDQKAGERTFQASMERRVAMLLGEAMGLARRVKRATTIGNSSVQVVSASRLPGGDNPLEIVYFVEGPSGQRMPAAQTANTLNSLDVQRAAIVLGYRIQGILAQPVEKVPAQPSDTENTNMWIVIGVAIPLLVVIIIISILYWKLCRTDKLEFQPDAMTSMQQRQKSTTSFREPSLHQALPPTKKRLDFSEEEEGESEEEEEEYEDDEEEEEMEGGKRPVAIPKSKQILSSESETEEEEEEEEEEDYDEEEEEEDEDGDEEKQKAKKKGIMTGEQIKPKSKAALKKTEEMKKEEKMKVFRTTKGRRAKEELQAPSVKGFDFAKLHLGQQSKDDVMVIQEPVPPDPGPLSIKDVLSISENGELPTSTSKTSGSSTKASRSGRRRERVSPSDGDSVVSDHSAERESTEENLRSHATPSDSKQTRPPPMNGTNENLSSASIFEHVDRMSRATDASRRLPNKVQLIAMQPMPVPPLQSPPINGKLSDSNHINKEIQVALRHKSEIEHHRNKIRLRAKRKGHYDFPAMDEVSSGLKDAKDQDRIYQKAQLQINKILDPDLQIPSIFMDSKKSGRGRNSPKQRLKDQLTGGMTAADKDHLITEDSDVAYRKCPGVNNVAYVSDPDQGPGSPHRSPSPVDDVFLELASSPPGHAPPPPPYMPPQPSIEEARQQMHSLLDDAFALVSPTTQSTTAGITLPGVNSNPLTSSPSGCGPRPWGSSYQGLGPVAGRFTELSMSPPSVQGITPRQDLVSSYLPSGEPAGHSEQLQPDSLYSSRSRYTGELPSSARPRPVGGTTGAHLHHLTQVGLSSRMNGYPAGVRAAPGQNGGIGWNHYHEDNFSRAEPEKDAVYSGYSPSSIFQMPRSGVRDLSAPPAHLDPPVVGYLSGPPPLDTSLPTHSSASLIKAIREELLRLSQKQAAVPSYHS, encoded by the exons ATGATTCTCAGCTTGGATTTTCTGGGCATGTTACGAGTTCAACGGGGTCATCACCATCTGCCTTACCAGCCTCACATCACACTGCCTTCAAGACTCCAGACTCACCTGGTGCTCTGCCATCCATTCCTGGAACAAACCATGAAGCTAAGCCTGCAGACATTTATCACACTACCCCAATAATCCCCTCTGAATTTGTATTGGGGTCCAAACCAAAACTTGAGGCACCAGCTGAACTTTCCTCAGACTGGATGTTGGCCAAGACAAATTCTGCCATACAGCCCTTCTCTTTCTCAGCTCCTAAAACATCACAGATGCACTCTCAAGCAAATACATCATTACCATCATCAAGCCCCTCTACAAGGTCAACAGAATCTCAGTTCGGTCTCAATTCTGAGGATAGTCcatcagagcaaacacaggcaATCACTACTTACCAACCTTCCCAGCCGGTTAAAATGGCTTTGGCTGACCCTCCAGCAGATGAACCTTATAGTAAAATGTGGGATGTAAAACAATTGAGTCCCAGCAGTACTCCCTTACAAAAGAATAAACTAGCACATGACCTTTTATCTAACTCAAATGAGATTCTAAACCCTGGCTATATGGGGCCTTTCATTGACCCCCACAAAACCCCCCACCATTCATCTGAGCCCACTGATATCTCTCCAGAAGACTTCTACCCAACCAACACCATGGATATTGACTGGGGTTCTGGGGACTATTTGGAAACTATGTCAGTTTTAAATTCAGATGGAGATGACTACTCTTTGGTCACAAAGGTACCCTCTGACCTGTATGATCTGGGGGACTATACAGAAATATATGATACATCCTTTCCTTCCAGAGTGGGCATATTGCCCACATCCTTGCATCCTCTTCATTCCTCAACTTTTCCCAACCTCATGTCAACGTATAGCACACCTGTTCCACCTATCTCCGTCCATCCCTCTTCTTTGTCCCCAACTGTTCACTATACATTGGAACCTACTCCTACTGcaaacagtaaaacagctgAAGCATCAGATATAGATTGGCCTGATACGTTCACAATCCAGCCAACAGATGTTCTCCTACCTGACATGAACAGCTTGGAGTATTACACCATTCAGTTGAACAAAGAGAGCAATGGATCAAACACGGATAGAGAACACAGGGCCAACATTACCTCGGTGTCCATTGGTACTACAGACATTACACCCACAAGCAGTTTGACCAGTGGTATTACGTTCGAGGAAGAGGCCTCCAGTGATATTTCAGGCTCTGAGCCTGATGATGAATCAACAATGGAGGAGAATCCTCCTTCAGTAAATGTGTCTCATCCTTTATATCCTTCAATTGTCCCACGCATCTCCTTTGACCATTCTACCAATGAATTGACTGGACCCACTGTAACTATTGGCCTAGACAGCACTTCATTAACAGATTCCATGATACCCCATGCCACACCGGTACTGCCAGATGATATAATGACTTCTACCTCTCTGACAGATGTCCATTGGTTTGTTACAGAGCCATTTCTGCAAAGTACCATACACAACCCTTCTGTCTTTACTGAAACAATAGCCTTCTCCCCTGCTACCATTGAACCTGCTGCCAACACAACTGCTGGTATATCAGAGTCCACTCCCCATGAAACTACTTTAACAACTGAATTATCTCAGAATATCACTTTAACTACAACTGAAGCTACGTCTAATATCACTATGGGCCCCAACGTTGTTTTGAGTGATGAGGGGGTGACTGGAATTGACATCCCAGTCACAATGACCCTGATCCCAACTAGCAGTGAAGCTAATACAGTCTCTGCTGTACCCACAACTACAACTGCCACCACCACTTTTTATCAAGCAACAACTAGAATCACTGCCACCACTGAAGCCTCGACTAGTGTAAACGTCATCTCTGCCCCCAGTGCTAAGACCACAACTACACCAAGACAATACCTCTGCAACCTAGACAGCCCTGCTTATTTAGTCAAAATCG ATTTTCCTTCTGGAGCAACTGTTGGATACGCCAAATCTCAAATCAGAGACATACTAAAAGCAGAATTCAACAAATCAGTGGAACTTCAG ATTGTGAACCCTCCACCAAAGTTTCTGTTTCGAGTGGTGTCTGGTCCAATTGTATACACAGCCATATCTGTCATCAATGCTCTGCAAAGGTCTCGTcgccgcttcctgtctgtttctccCAACTGGACTTCTCCAGACAGTAAATATCAAGTCCACACAG TGCTGCAGTTTGTTCCCAGTCACATAGATGTGCGACTGTGCAACTTCAGTGAGAGCATCGAGAAAGGATTAACCATGGCTTTTGCGGAGGTCTGCCGGCGTTCCAGGGAGTCAACAAACTTCACAGTGCAA ATCATAAACATCACAATGGCTACTCCAAAATATGAGGCTCAACGGCTACTGAAGCAACCAGTTGACATCACTTTCACTGTAAAAGGTTCTGCTGGTTATCTgatggggtcagaggtcagcaatGCTCTGATGAGGCTTACCATGGTGGAATTCAGCTTCTACATGGGCTTTCCTGTTCTACAGATTGCTGAGC CATTTCATTATCCAGAGCTGAACACCAGCCAGCTGCTTCGCTCCTCATGGGTTAGAACAG TCCTCCTGGGTGTTCTTGACCAGAAGGCGGGTGAAAGGACCTTCCAAGCCAGCATGGAGCGTCGGGTGGCCATGTTACTTGGAGAGGCTATGGGATTAGCAAGACGTGTTAAGAGAGCCACCACCATAGGCAACAGCAGTGTTCAG GTTGTAAGCGCGTCCCGGTTGCCTGGTGGGGATAACCCCTTGGAGATTGTGTATTTTGTTGAAGGTCCCAGCGGTCAGAGGATGCCTGCAGCTCAAACAGCCAACACACTCAACAGCCTGGATGTTCAAAGGGCTGCCATTGTTTTAGGATATCGTATCCAGGGCATTTTAGCACAAC CTGTAGAGAAGGTGCCAGCCCAACCCTCCGACACCGAGAACACCAACATGTGGATTGTCATTGGTGTGGCCATTCCTCTCCTGGTGGTCATCATTATCATCTCTATCCTCTACTGGAAACTGTGTCGCACGGACAAGTTGGAGTTCCAGCCAGATGCCATGACCTCtatgcagcagagacagaag TCTACTACATCATTTAGAGAACCATCTCTTCATCAGGCATTACCTCCAACTAAAAAGCGTTTAGACTttagtgaggaagaggaaggggagtctgaggaggaagaagaggaatatgaagatgatgaagaagaagaggagatggAAGGGGGAAAG AGACCGGTAGCTATtccaaaaagcaaacaaattcTGAGCAGTGAGTCGGAGacggaagaggaagaggaagaagaagaagaagaagactatgacgaagaagaggaggaagaagatgaggatggagatgaggaaaagcagaaagctaaaaaaaaaggaattatGACAGGAGAGCAAATAAAGCCTAAGAGCAAAGCAGCActaaagaaaacagaggagatgaagaaagaggagaaaatgaaagtgTTCAGGACGACTAAAGGGAGGAGAGCTAAAGAGGAG TTACAGGCTCCCAGTGTGAAAGGCTTTGACTTTGCCAAGCTGCATCTTGGCCAGCAGAGTAAGGATGATGTCATGGTGATCCAGGAGCCTGTCCCACCGGACCCTGGGCCCCTTTCCATTAAAGATGTCCTCAGTATATCTGAGAACGGAGAGCTTCCCACATCCACATCTAAAacctcaggctcctccaccAAGGCGTCCCGCAGTGGCCGAAGGCGAGAAAG GGTCTCGCCTTCAGACGGTGACTCAGTAGTAAGTGACCATTCCGCTGAGCGAGAGTCAACTGAGGAGAACCTGAGAAGCCACGCCACGCCCAGCGACAGCAAGCAGACGC GTCCGCCACCAATGAATGGTACAAACGAGAACCTGTCCTCGGCCTCCATATTTGAACATGTTGACCGAATGTCTCGGGCCACGGACGCGAGCAGGAGACTCCCCAACAAAGTTCAGCTTATTGCCATGCAGCCAATGCCTGTCCCGCCTCTGCAAAGCCCACCTATCAATGGCAAACTGTCCGACAGCAACCACATCAACAAAGAG ATCCAGGTAGCACTGAGGCACAAGTCTGAAATTGAGCATCATCGCAACAAGATACGTTTGCGTGCGAAGAGAAAGGGTCACTACGACTTCCCTGCTATGGATGAAGTGAGCAGCGGCCTCAAAGACGCAAAAGACCAGGACCGCATCTATCAGAAAGCGCAGTTACAGATTAATAAGATACTGGATCCAGATCTGCAGATTCCATCCATCTTCATGGACTCCAAGAAAAG TGGTCGAGGGAGAAACTCTCCCAAACAGCGGCTAAAGGACCAGCTGACTGGAGGTATGACGGCAGCAGACAAAGACCACCTCATCACTGAAGACAGTGATGTTGCCTATCGAAAGTGCCCCGGTGTCAACAATGTGGCCTATGTT TCTGACCCTGACCAAGGCCCAGGATCCCCTCACAGGAGCCCCTCCCCTGTAGACGATGTTTTCCTGGaactcgcctcctctcctcctggcCACGCCCCTCCCCCACCGCCCTACATGCCACCACAGCCTTCCATTGAAGAGGCCCGTCAGCAGATGCACTCCCTGCTGGATGATGCCTTCGCCCTCGTTTCACCCACCACTCAGAGCACGACCGCAGGAATCACTCTCCCAGGGGTCAATAGCAACCCCCTCACCTCGAGCCCTTCAGGCTGCGGCCCCAGACCTTGGGGTTCCTCCTACCAAGGTCTCGGGCCTGTTGCTGGT AGGTTCACTGAGCTGAGCATGTCACCTCCTTCTGTCCAAGGCATCACACCAAG GCAGGACCTCGTGTCCAGCTACCTACCGtcaggagaaccagcaggacacagTGAGCAACTTCAACCAGACAGCTTGTACTCCAGCAGGAGCCGCTACACTGGGGAGCTCCCCTCCTCTGCCAGACCGCGACCAGTAGGGGGAACTACAG gTGCCCATCTCCATCACCTCACACAGGTGGGGTTGTCCAGTCGGATGAATGGATACCCTGCAGGGGTCAGGGCTGCTCCAGGCCAGAATGGAGGCATTGGCTGGAACCACTATCATGAGGACAATTTCTCCAGGGCTGAGCCTGAAAAAGATGCA GTCTATTCAGGTTACTCACCCTCCTCTATCTTCCAGATGCCCAGAAGTGGTGTCAGGGACCTGTCAGCGCCCCCTGCTCATCTAGACCCCCCTGTGGTGGGCTATCTGTCAGGCCCGCCGCCCTTGGATACATCTCTTCCCACTcactcctctgcctccctgatCAAGGCCATCAGAGAGGAGCTTTTGCGCCTCTCCCAGAAACAGGCGGCTGTGCCCAGTTACCACAGCTGA